The Bacillota bacterium genome contains the following window.
TGGCATGAGTTCCATCCGACTGCAGTCCCTGAACTTGTGGGGGCCCGCGCCGGGCCTACTGGGCGTGCTCCAGCATCCCCAGGCGCAATTCCTCCGCTATCTTGGCTATGAAGAATGAGTTCGTGGGGGGTTTCCCGTTTCTGAGGTTCACTGCGTACCCGAAGATCTTGTTAATGTACTCTGGATTCCCTTGCTTCCAGGTCTTCTGGATTGTGTATCTTATGGCCGCCTCGACGATGAGAGGGGTGGTGCCGAACTTCTCAGCGACTTTGGGATAGAGAGACTTCGTGACCGCTCCCAGAAGTCCTATCTCCCTGGTGACAAGAATGATGGCCTCCTTGACGTATACATACCCCTTGAAGTAGGTGGGGACTCCCAGGTTGTAAAGGAGGCGGGTGGCCTCGGTCTCAAGGTCGAAAGGCGCATTGCTGGGTTTCCGGTCTATCTCTCGAGGAAGTCTGGATCCGTAGGTTCTCTCAGGCCTGGGCTTCGAGAAGACGGGCTCCGTTTCCGCAACCTGGCGGATACGGCTTATGAGGCTTTCGCGATCAAAGGGTTTGAGGAGATAGTAGTCTGCGCCGAGTCTCGCTGTCTTGCGGACCATATCCTCCTCTTCGAAAGCAGACAGTACTATCACTTTCGGACGTCTCGGGAGGTCCATCTCGCTCATCCGGGACAGGACTCCCATTCCGTCGAGGTAGGGCATGATGATGTCGAGCAGCATCACATCGGGTTGGGT
Protein-coding sequences here:
- the spo0A gene encoding sporulation transcription factor Spo0A, translating into MTDDKTRVLVVENNKDLCDVLEVLIRDERDLELVGVANDGLQALDMVQETQPDVMLLDIIMPYLDGMGVLSRMSEMDLPRRPKVIVLSAFEEEDMVRKTARLGADYYLLKPFDRESLISRIRQVAETEPVFSKPRPERTYGSRLPREIDRKPSNAPFDLETEATRLLYNLGVPTYFKGYVYVKEAIILVTREIGLLGAVTKSLYPKVAEKFGTTPLIVEAAIRYTIQKTWKQGNPEYINKIFGYAVNLRNGKPPTNSFFIAKIAEELRLGMLEHAQ